One segment of Asaia bogorensis NBRC 16594 DNA contains the following:
- a CDS encoding AI-2E family transporter translates to MASRLISERHPWVKYLALISMGVAIYAGAIWISFSLIVALAWGAVIAIAVRPIQRKLGQFIGAKMAAISLIGLTCVLFTIMAGIAGYGAVTEIGSLSEKAHHLIAPHPTSAPANGPDAAAQDRAASPQNDESAGKPEPTDHNGEEAGSGDSATPALPPAVSTRIDKVKSVLPASLANKIDPQQIMKMAKAQAKSVSKIAGLAAFKILKSIPHLLEAFFIAMLTAACCLLSYGRVTSSLRRVSIELTQRDDILLHIVRSIRGAVNGLVLVGIGEALVCSPLIFIADASHAVILTILLAIAASIPFCGYPAAILVGGIVAASGSMNMGIAVAGWGLFVLFCGEHFARPKFISDETRLPFLHTMIAILGGLHMLGLVGLFIGPAIVAAAHMLWCELDGSRRGQESSKQKA, encoded by the coding sequence ATGGCCTCTCGTCTCATTTCTGAACGTCATCCCTGGGTAAAGTATCTCGCACTCATCAGCATGGGCGTTGCGATCTATGCCGGGGCAATCTGGATCTCGTTCTCGCTTATTGTCGCTTTGGCATGGGGCGCAGTCATCGCCATTGCTGTACGGCCGATACAGCGCAAACTCGGACAGTTTATCGGTGCGAAGATGGCGGCCATCAGCCTTATCGGACTGACCTGCGTGCTCTTCACGATCATGGCTGGCATAGCGGGTTATGGCGCGGTGACCGAAATCGGATCGCTTTCGGAAAAAGCCCACCATCTCATCGCTCCTCACCCGACATCGGCCCCAGCAAACGGTCCTGACGCAGCCGCGCAAGATCGTGCCGCATCGCCGCAGAACGACGAGAGTGCGGGGAAGCCCGAGCCGACAGATCATAATGGGGAAGAAGCAGGCTCTGGCGACAGTGCGACGCCAGCCCTGCCGCCTGCCGTCTCAACCCGGATCGACAAGGTCAAAAGCGTGCTTCCAGCAAGCCTCGCAAACAAAATCGACCCGCAACAGATCATGAAGATGGCCAAGGCCCAGGCCAAGTCGGTCTCCAAGATCGCGGGGCTCGCGGCTTTCAAGATCCTCAAAAGTATCCCGCATCTCCTGGAAGCCTTTTTCATTGCCATGCTGACCGCAGCATGCTGCCTTCTTTCCTACGGACGTGTCACTTCATCTCTTCGCAGGGTCAGTATCGAGCTCACCCAGCGTGACGACATTCTTCTGCACATCGTTCGCAGCATTCGTGGTGCCGTCAACGGACTGGTTCTCGTTGGTATCGGCGAGGCGCTTGTCTGCTCGCCTTTGATCTTCATTGCAGATGCCAGCCATGCGGTCATCCTGACGATCCTTCTAGCCATTGCTGCGTCGATCCCCTTCTGCGGCTATCCGGCGGCAATTCTCGTCGGCGGCATCGTTGCGGCTTCAGGGTCGATGAACATGGGCATTGCCGTTGCAGGCTGGGGACTCTTCGTTCTGTTCTGCGGTGAGCATTTTGCCCGTCCGAAGTTTATCTCCGACGAGACCCGCCTGCCGTTCCTGCACACGATGATTGCCATCCTGGGGGGCCTGCACATGCTCGGCCTTGTAGGCCTCTTCATCGGTCCAGCCATTGTGGCTGCCGCTCACATGCTGTGGTGCGAGCTCGATGGTTCTCGCCGAGGCCAGGAGAGCTCAAAACAAAAGGCCTGA
- a CDS encoding phage major capsid protein produces MSDYEQAARDLKAATDEVKRFAEASTTELRNLGKVTEETKASADKALAEMNGLSARLGDLEQKAARRSDTAESKSLSLGEEFMASDAARNLKSSFQGRVRTEMERKALTTGPATMGATTSAGTSLIPAMRLPGIDMIRLPQPTLRSLIPSGATSSPIIEFVRQKSFINKAAPVAEGAAKPYSDVSFELSRANVAVIAHLFKASKQALDDAPELVSIINAQGVAGLEQVEEYQFMYGDGTGANVLGLMKQATAFAAPAGLTVPDAALDTIRMAMLQASLALYPATGIVLHEIDWFRITSVKDGIGRYVLGDPQSVATRSLWGLPVVVSNTIRQGDFLVGAFATGAQIFDRQSVAVEVATVGDDFEKNMVTVRIEERTGLVVYRQQSFITGTLPPDATAAKKS; encoded by the coding sequence ATGTCCGATTACGAACAGGCCGCCCGCGACCTCAAGGCCGCCACCGATGAGGTCAAGCGTTTTGCCGAAGCCTCAACCACGGAACTGCGCAACCTCGGCAAGGTGACGGAAGAAACCAAAGCCAGCGCCGACAAGGCCCTGGCTGAAATGAACGGGCTTTCCGCCCGCCTGGGCGATCTGGAACAGAAAGCAGCTCGCCGTAGCGACACCGCCGAGAGCAAGTCTCTAAGCCTGGGCGAAGAGTTCATGGCCAGCGATGCGGCACGCAACCTCAAATCCTCATTCCAGGGACGGGTCAGGACCGAGATGGAACGAAAGGCGCTGACGACAGGGCCCGCCACCATGGGCGCCACGACGTCTGCCGGAACATCTCTCATCCCCGCAATGCGCCTGCCGGGTATCGATATGATCCGCCTGCCGCAACCCACCTTGCGCAGCCTCATCCCCTCCGGAGCGACCTCGTCACCCATTATCGAATTCGTCCGGCAGAAAAGCTTCATCAATAAGGCTGCACCGGTCGCCGAAGGTGCGGCCAAGCCGTATTCGGATGTTAGTTTCGAGCTTAGCCGGGCAAATGTCGCGGTCATCGCTCATCTGTTCAAGGCCTCGAAACAGGCACTCGACGATGCCCCCGAGCTCGTCTCGATCATCAATGCGCAGGGCGTCGCAGGGCTTGAGCAGGTCGAGGAATACCAGTTCATGTACGGTGACGGGACCGGGGCGAATGTCCTCGGTCTCATGAAGCAGGCGACAGCTTTTGCGGCGCCTGCCGGCCTTACGGTCCCGGATGCTGCTCTCGATACGATCCGAATGGCCATGTTGCAGGCATCGCTCGCGCTCTACCCGGCGACTGGCATTGTCCTGCATGAGATCGACTGGTTTCGTATCACATCCGTCAAGGACGGCATCGGCCGCTATGTCCTCGGGGATCCGCAGTCTGTCGCGACGCGGTCCCTGTGGGGTCTGCCGGTTGTCGTCAGCAACACGATCCGACAGGGCGATTTTCTGGTGGGTGCCTTTGCCACCGGTGCGCAGATTTTCGACCGGCAGTCCGTGGCGGTCGAGGTAGCCACTGTGGGCGACGATTTCGAGAAGAACATGGTTACCGTTCGCATCGAGGAACGCACCGGCCTCGTCGTTTATCGTCAGCAATCCTTCATCACCGGCACCCTGCCGCCCGATGCGACCGCTGCAAAGAAATCCTGA
- a CDS encoding terminase large subunit, whose product MLDLSRKDWEARVRAGRSLLPDLKPVNPDLAARAVRCFDRLRIPDVPGTPAMAQACGDWFREIVSALFGALDPDTGVRAIQELFLLVPKKNSKTTNGAGLMLTAVIVNERPNAEFLIVAPTKEIADLAFSQALGMVQNDRTLMRCFQVQQHLKRLRFHATGATLQVKAFSPDVMTGVKPAGVLVDEQHVIAMRNDAGSVMRQIRGGMISQPEAFLAIITTQSDGPPRGVFAQDLIRAREIRDGKRFQPVLPVLYELPPDIQQPSKLPGEAAPWEDPAYWPMVLPNLGRSITLDRLKREYEDAREKGVGELASWASQHLNVEIGLALRSDRWVGADYWQGAGDDTLTLEALIERCEVIVAGIDGGGLDDLLSLAVLGRDTITGQWLHWQKSWVFEGVLALRKREASQLRDFETQGDLVITAEPGTDIEQLVAVLGTIDHSNKLAIVGLDPMGVGAIVDALAQIGIAHERVVGISQGWTLSGAIKTAERKLADGTLCHGARPIMAWAVSNAKVEPRGNAIIITKQAAGYLKIDPLMALLNAVTLMSRNPEPPGGGRMDDFLSTGIIAV is encoded by the coding sequence ATGCTGGATCTGAGCCGGAAGGACTGGGAGGCGCGTGTGCGTGCCGGCCGGTCCCTCCTGCCGGATCTGAAGCCCGTCAATCCCGATCTCGCGGCGCGGGCCGTGCGCTGCTTCGATCGGCTGCGCATCCCTGATGTGCCCGGCACGCCTGCCATGGCGCAAGCCTGCGGCGACTGGTTCCGCGAAATCGTCTCGGCCCTGTTCGGCGCGCTCGACCCCGACACAGGTGTGCGTGCCATCCAGGAGCTGTTTCTTCTGGTACCGAAAAAGAACAGCAAGACCACGAACGGCGCAGGGCTGATGCTGACGGCCGTGATCGTGAATGAACGCCCCAACGCCGAGTTTCTGATCGTCGCACCCACCAAGGAAATCGCCGATCTCGCCTTCAGCCAGGCGCTCGGCATGGTGCAGAACGACCGCACGCTGATGCGCTGCTTTCAGGTGCAGCAGCATCTCAAGCGCCTCAGGTTTCATGCGACAGGCGCGACCCTGCAGGTCAAGGCCTTCAGTCCGGACGTCATGACCGGCGTAAAGCCTGCAGGCGTGCTGGTGGACGAGCAGCACGTCATCGCCATGCGCAACGATGCGGGCAGCGTCATGCGCCAGATACGCGGCGGCATGATCTCGCAGCCCGAGGCGTTCCTCGCCATCATCACCACCCAGAGCGACGGGCCGCCTCGGGGCGTGTTTGCGCAGGATCTGATCCGTGCCCGCGAGATACGCGACGGCAAACGCTTCCAGCCGGTTCTGCCGGTCCTGTACGAATTGCCGCCCGATATCCAGCAGCCCTCCAAACTGCCCGGCGAGGCCGCGCCCTGGGAAGATCCCGCGTACTGGCCGATGGTGCTGCCCAATCTCGGCCGGTCGATCACGCTGGACCGCCTGAAGCGCGAGTATGAGGACGCCCGCGAGAAAGGCGTGGGCGAGCTGGCCAGCTGGGCGTCGCAGCATCTCAATGTCGAGATCGGCCTTGCCCTGCGCTCCGATCGCTGGGTGGGGGCCGATTACTGGCAGGGCGCAGGCGATGACACGCTGACCCTCGAGGCCCTGATCGAACGCTGCGAGGTGATCGTGGCGGGCATCGACGGCGGCGGCCTCGACGATCTGCTTTCGCTGGCAGTTCTCGGGCGCGATACCATCACGGGCCAATGGCTGCACTGGCAGAAAAGCTGGGTGTTCGAGGGCGTGCTGGCGCTTCGCAAGCGTGAGGCCAGCCAGCTGCGCGACTTCGAGACACAGGGCGATCTGGTCATCACCGCCGAGCCCGGCACCGATATCGAGCAGCTGGTGGCGGTCCTCGGCACGATCGACCATAGCAACAAGCTCGCGATCGTCGGGCTCGACCCGATGGGCGTGGGCGCCATTGTCGATGCGCTGGCCCAGATCGGCATCGCCCATGAGCGTGTGGTGGGCATCTCTCAGGGCTGGACGCTCTCGGGCGCCATCAAGACCGCCGAGCGCAAGCTGGCAGATGGCACGCTCTGCCACGGGGCAAGGCCGATCATGGCCTGGGCCGTCTCGAACGCGAAGGTGGAGCCCAGGGGCAATGCCATCATCATCACCAAACAGGCGGCGGGCTATCTCAAGATCGACCCGCTGATGGCGCTGCTCAATGCGGTGACGCTGATGAGCCGCAACCCCGAGCCGCCCGGTGGCGGCCGAATGGATGATTTTCTTTCAACCGGGATCATTGCCGTATGA
- a CDS encoding HK97 family phage prohead protease — MNDYLAAAFEWKFAPDAKEGSFEGYGSVFGHQDAHGDIVLPGAFAETLAERKAQGRSIPMHVMHGILGGDGLPVGVWEDASEDAHGLHLRGRLSGMDTDYGRRLYGLVKDGALGGLSIGFSVRKNGATPGTDPGGPRRQIRAANLHEVSLVDDPSNALARVTEMRRRFYPVASLPPEQSPELRTAERELIEALRSGFSLPDPRRVCRSG; from the coding sequence ATGAATGACTATCTGGCCGCTGCCTTCGAGTGGAAGTTTGCGCCCGACGCGAAAGAAGGCAGTTTCGAGGGCTATGGCAGCGTGTTCGGCCATCAGGACGCGCATGGCGATATCGTCCTGCCCGGTGCCTTTGCCGAGACCCTGGCCGAGCGCAAGGCGCAGGGGCGCAGCATCCCGATGCACGTCATGCACGGCATCCTTGGCGGTGATGGCCTGCCGGTGGGTGTGTGGGAGGATGCCAGCGAAGATGCGCACGGGCTGCATCTGCGCGGGCGTCTGTCCGGCATGGATACCGATTACGGGCGCAGGCTTTACGGCCTGGTGAAAGACGGCGCGCTCGGTGGCCTCTCCATCGGCTTTTCCGTGCGCAAGAACGGCGCAACTCCCGGCACCGATCCGGGCGGCCCGCGCCGTCAGATCAGGGCCGCAAACCTGCACGAGGTCAGCCTGGTGGATGACCCGTCCAATGCCCTCGCCCGCGTGACTGAAATGCGCAGGCGGTTTTATCCGGTGGCTTCACTGCCGCCGGAACAGTCACCCGAATTACGCACGGCCGAACGGGAACTGATCGAGGCTCTTCGCTCGGGCTTCAGCCTGCCTGACCCACGCAGGGTCTGCCGGTCGGGCTGA
- a CDS encoding MliC family protein: MIRKLTGAAIALTAMTAVASAHAETGDSLSIPLSSSTDIHRQTVSYNCKAKKGASSARLRAVLPEKIVKVSYINAGDISLAVLPVDGKTQIFTDVIAASGAKYAAAEYVWWSKGDDAMFSSEMDASAMLTCHEIKG; encoded by the coding sequence ATGATTCGTAAATTGACGGGAGCCGCGATTGCTTTGACAGCCATGACCGCTGTTGCATCCGCGCACGCAGAGACTGGCGATTCACTCTCGATTCCACTGTCGTCGTCGACCGACATCCACCGTCAGACCGTGTCCTACAACTGCAAGGCAAAAAAAGGCGCGAGTTCAGCCAGGCTGCGTGCTGTCCTGCCAGAGAAAATCGTCAAGGTAAGCTATATCAACGCGGGCGATATCAGCCTCGCTGTGCTTCCGGTCGACGGAAAAACGCAGATATTTACCGACGTGATTGCCGCAAGCGGCGCCAAATACGCGGCGGCTGAATATGTCTGGTGGAGCAAGGGCGACGATGCCATGTTCTCAAGCGAAATGGATGCCAGTGCCATGCTCACCTGCCACGAAATCAAGGGCTGA
- a CDS encoding HNH endonuclease signature motif containing protein translates to MAVRGLQCVLPAVRSVKTGIATALPKQAKTIYLSPEWRGLMSRLLAQRGRRCEACGRTGCRIFGDHIHELKDGGALLDPGNVRLLCGSCHSTKTARVRAIRWRETV, encoded by the coding sequence ATGGCGGTCCGCGGATTGCAGTGCGTCCTGCCAGCAGTTCGTAGCGTCAAAACCGGTATTGCAACGGCGCTGCCGAAGCAGGCAAAAACCATCTATCTCTCGCCCGAATGGCGTGGCCTGATGTCCCGCCTTCTGGCCCAACGTGGCCGCCGCTGCGAGGCCTGCGGCCGTACCGGCTGCCGGATCTTTGGCGATCATATCCATGAACTGAAAGACGGCGGCGCGCTGCTCGATCCGGGCAATGTCCGGCTGCTCTGCGGCTCCTGCCACAGCACCAAGACCGCCCGCGTTCGGGCGATCCGTTGGCGTGAAACCGTTTAG
- the proP gene encoding glycine betaine/L-proline transporter ProP, whose translation MTKDPSSHPHLGWFKHRRQLNHQDITVVDSDMLRRAVGAAALGNAMEWFDFGVYGYIAVTLGKIFFPDTDASISLIATLATFSIAFLIRPIGGVIFGPLGDKYGRQRVLAATMIAMALGTFAIGLIPSYATIGIWAPIALLAARLVQGFSTGGEYGGAATFIAEYSTDRRRGLMGSWLEFGTLAGYVAGAGLVTLLQVSLSEETMLAWGWRIPFLLAAPLGLLGLYARTRLEETPSFKAYALEAEKRENARPGWRHLFAMHWRQLAKCVGLVLVFNVTDYMLLAYIPSYMTVSLGYAESKGLILIIVVMILMMPINIIGGFLSDSIGRRPMILGASAALLLLAIPCFHLIQSHSDSLIFLGLMLLGIALAGFTSSMPSTLPALFYTPIRYTALSVAFNLSVSLFGGTTPLLMAWLVKKTTYLDMPAWYLMGAAFIGIVTMLTVRETAGMPLRGSPPAVGSTEEAKDLLQSGVAVTVDPVPPAAT comes from the coding sequence ATGACGAAAGATCCAAGTTCTCATCCACATCTCGGATGGTTCAAACACAGGCGCCAGCTCAACCATCAGGATATCACCGTAGTCGACTCTGACATGCTCAGGCGTGCCGTCGGTGCCGCGGCATTGGGTAATGCCATGGAGTGGTTCGATTTCGGGGTCTACGGCTATATCGCCGTGACATTGGGCAAGATCTTTTTCCCAGACACCGACGCCTCGATAAGCCTGATTGCCACGCTCGCCACGTTCTCGATCGCCTTCCTCATACGGCCTATCGGTGGAGTCATTTTCGGTCCGCTCGGTGATAAATACGGTCGGCAGCGAGTGCTGGCCGCCACGATGATTGCCATGGCGCTTGGGACTTTTGCGATCGGTTTGATTCCCTCCTACGCCACTATCGGTATTTGGGCCCCGATAGCCCTGCTTGCAGCGCGCCTCGTTCAGGGCTTTTCGACCGGTGGAGAATACGGAGGCGCCGCAACGTTCATCGCCGAATACTCGACCGATCGTCGTAGAGGCTTGATGGGAAGCTGGCTCGAGTTCGGTACGCTTGCAGGATATGTCGCCGGCGCTGGTCTCGTGACGCTGTTGCAGGTGAGTCTGAGCGAAGAGACGATGCTCGCGTGGGGATGGCGTATTCCTTTTCTTCTCGCGGCACCTCTGGGGCTTTTGGGCCTGTACGCCCGCACAAGACTGGAAGAGACACCCTCATTCAAAGCGTATGCGCTCGAAGCTGAAAAGCGCGAGAATGCCCGTCCGGGCTGGCGCCACCTGTTTGCCATGCACTGGCGGCAACTGGCGAAGTGCGTGGGCCTCGTTCTCGTTTTTAATGTCACTGATTATATGCTGCTCGCCTACATCCCGAGCTATATGACCGTTTCTCTTGGCTACGCAGAGAGCAAGGGCCTGATCCTCATCATCGTCGTGATGATCCTCATGATGCCGATCAATATTATTGGCGGTTTCCTGAGCGATAGCATCGGGCGCCGACCAATGATCCTGGGCGCGTCAGCTGCCTTACTGCTTCTTGCAATCCCTTGTTTCCATCTCATTCAGAGTCACTCCGATAGCTTGATCTTTCTGGGATTGATGCTGCTCGGCATTGCCCTGGCCGGGTTCACGAGCTCCATGCCATCTACACTGCCAGCATTGTTCTACACCCCGATTCGCTATACGGCCCTCTCGGTAGCATTCAACTTGTCCGTTTCTCTCTTCGGCGGGACGACACCGCTTCTGATGGCCTGGCTGGTAAAGAAGACAACATATCTGGACATGCCCGCCTGGTACCTGATGGGCGCAGCATTCATCGGCATCGTTACAATGCTGACCGTTCGTGAAACGGCAGGAATGCCTTTGCGAGGCTCACCGCCAGCGGTAGGCAGTACGGAAGAGGCTAAAGACCTGTTGCAAAGCGGGGTGGCGGTTACGGTCGATCCTGTCCCTCCCGCGGCCACTTAA
- a CDS encoding DUF6362 family protein, which yields MSKMPLRFDPERSLPEQVGEWLDEAALTLAALPAAGLRPAGARSTWPDYLRDLEDLGWDRESDEFLPRPTADQIDRLDNVLTWIPLVEDRKLRTVVNMRLIVHRISGRHKWEWRKIGPKLGVDHKTAQAWHQRACVVIAKKIKPSAFSTTHIPQFADI from the coding sequence ATGAGCAAGATGCCCTTGCGTTTCGATCCCGAGCGCAGCCTGCCGGAGCAGGTGGGCGAATGGCTTGACGAAGCGGCCCTCACGCTTGCGGCCCTTCCCGCCGCTGGTCTGCGCCCAGCCGGTGCGAGAAGCACATGGCCGGACTATCTGCGCGATCTGGAAGATCTTGGCTGGGATCGTGAGAGCGATGAGTTCCTGCCCAGGCCGACCGCCGATCAGATCGACCGACTGGATAATGTGCTCACCTGGATACCGCTGGTCGAGGATCGCAAGCTGCGAACAGTGGTCAATATGCGCCTGATCGTTCACCGGATCTCGGGGCGGCATAAGTGGGAATGGCGGAAGATCGGGCCTAAACTCGGCGTTGATCACAAGACTGCACAGGCGTGGCACCAGCGCGCCTGTGTAGTCATCGCAAAAAAAATCAAGCCGTCTGCATTTTCTACTACCCACATTCCCCAATTTGCAGATATTTGA
- a CDS encoding phage tail tube protein, with translation MAFSGATAGFQVGVQANDTILAYAREVTYGVAPSGPYQRLRLTGESFRRQNTRQRPEEINPNWEASQAVTTQQAVGGTLSGALSFGSYDVLLACACSGTQNDRSVAFPQGVRIDLNAFSWSGGKVVLATIGQAIWNVLPSVGFVRLRSPVDKIDAIFPYEARGDFLDPAEGVFTTGRGLLDAGASVQCPRIVNGATFNSLTFIEQLGDETLVRTGGFVKQIQISIAQGQFATFSADLDFRDEQRVTSSPANDLLPPTDSFVLDPVKGWGSLWLDRKRVTAPIRQFQLTITRDGAGQDFAMGSVAAVGQRPGSFMVSGQIQLFFRDSTEYQKFQDDWQGAVQVLLKDKKGNGYGLTFYNASLQNPQINAGSKNSTIVATFDIEGNPRPGGGTFALSIFPA, from the coding sequence ATGGCCTTTTCAGGTGCAACAGCAGGATTTCAGGTCGGGGTACAGGCCAATGACACCATTCTCGCCTACGCACGCGAGGTCACATATGGGGTAGCGCCGAGTGGCCCCTATCAGCGCCTGCGCCTGACCGGTGAGAGTTTCCGCAGACAGAATACGAGGCAGCGCCCTGAGGAAATCAATCCCAACTGGGAGGCCTCCCAGGCCGTCACGACACAGCAGGCCGTCGGCGGCACATTGTCCGGAGCCCTGTCATTCGGCTCTTATGACGTGCTTTTGGCCTGCGCATGTTCGGGCACGCAAAACGATCGATCCGTTGCCTTTCCCCAGGGCGTCAGAATTGACCTCAATGCCTTTTCCTGGTCAGGCGGCAAGGTGGTTCTCGCGACCATAGGACAAGCGATCTGGAACGTGCTGCCGTCGGTCGGTTTTGTGCGCCTGCGCTCGCCTGTCGATAAGATCGATGCCATTTTCCCGTATGAGGCGCGCGGCGATTTCCTCGATCCTGCCGAGGGGGTTTTTACCACCGGCAGAGGCCTGCTCGATGCCGGGGCCTCTGTACAATGTCCACGCATCGTCAACGGTGCCACGTTCAACAGCCTCACCTTTATCGAGCAGCTGGGCGATGAGACGCTGGTGCGAACGGGCGGATTTGTAAAGCAGATCCAGATCTCGATTGCCCAGGGCCAGTTTGCGACGTTCTCTGCCGATCTCGATTTTCGCGACGAGCAGCGCGTGACGTCATCGCCTGCGAATGACCTTCTGCCGCCGACCGACAGTTTCGTACTCGACCCGGTCAAGGGATGGGGATCGCTCTGGCTGGATCGCAAACGGGTCACGGCACCGATCCGTCAGTTTCAGCTGACAATCACGCGCGACGGCGCAGGGCAGGATTTCGCCATGGGCAGCGTGGCAGCTGTCGGGCAGCGGCCCGGCAGTTTCATGGTGTCGGGCCAGATCCAGCTCTTTTTCCGTGACAGCACCGAATACCAGAAATTCCAGGACGACTGGCAGGGAGCGGTTCAGGTTCTGCTCAAGGACAAAAAGGGTAATGGCTACGGCCTGACTTTCTATAACGCCTCGCTGCAGAACCCGCAGATCAATGCAGGATCGAAGAACAGCACGATCGTTGCGACTTTCGACATCGAGGGCAACCCGCGACCGGGGGGCGGCACCTTCGCCCTGAGCATTTTCCCGGCCTGA